In Sphingobacterium sp. PCS056, the following proteins share a genomic window:
- a CDS encoding DUF2911 domain-containing protein yields the protein MKTTAILFMLSIICTTVFGQTDKSKRASPPDSVKVTTNDGVTIDIHYSRPSLKGRQIGVDIVKIGEVWRTGANEATTVAFDHDVLVEGEKLPKGKYSLYTIPGEQETIVIFNKTWDQWGTKYDKNQDALRVNVSSETNNLTQEQFKIDVDKSGKIGLLWGDYVLPIQVKSAL from the coding sequence ATGAAAACAACAGCTATTCTATTCATGTTAAGCATCATCTGCACCACGGTATTTGGACAGACAGACAAAAGCAAAAGAGCAAGCCCTCCTGATAGTGTTAAAGTCACTACAAATGATGGGGTAACAATTGATATACACTATAGCCGCCCTTCTTTAAAAGGACGACAAATTGGAGTTGACATCGTTAAAATAGGAGAAGTATGGCGTACCGGAGCAAATGAAGCAACCACAGTAGCTTTTGATCACGACGTCCTTGTCGAAGGTGAAAAGTTGCCGAAAGGAAAATATAGTTTATATACGATTCCAGGAGAACAGGAAACCATTGTGATTTTCAATAAAACATGGGATCAATGGGGTACAAAATATGATAAAAATCAAGACGCCCTGCGCGTTAATGTATCCAGTGAAACTAATAATCTAACACAAGAACAATTTAAAATTGATGTTGATAAATCGGGTAAAATAGGTCTTTTATGGGGCGATTATGTACTTCCTATACAAGTCAAATCTGCGCTTTAA
- the ilvA gene encoding threonine ammonia-lyase IlvA codes for MSLDFSNLQIDSESTYHRIKDVVNRTALQYNTYLSEKYGADVYLKREDLQIVRSYKLRGAYNKIISLSEEQQQRGVVCASAGNHAQGVAFSCKKLDIKGVIFMPGPTPKQKITQTEMWGNGNIEIILTGDTFDDCQKAARIYTEENNMTFIPPFDDPKIIEGQGTVAVEILQDLPDVDAVFIPIGGGGLSAGTSYYLKNKNQNIKCYGVEPQGAASMQAAFTVGKPVELEKINKFVDGAAVQKVGELTFEISRQYLDDIRSIPEGKICTCILELYNKDAIVVEPAGALSVAALEFHKEEIKGKKVVCIISGGNNDINRMSEIQELSLLYEGYKHYFIVRFPNRPGALKLFVSEVLSPKDDITRFEFIKKTERERGPALIGIELNNPADYQSLLQRMTDNKFEYIELNKDQTLFEYLV; via the coding sequence ATGAGTTTAGATTTTTCTAATTTACAAATCGACTCAGAAAGCACTTACCACCGTATCAAAGATGTCGTCAATCGCACTGCTTTGCAATACAATACTTATCTTTCTGAGAAATATGGCGCAGATGTCTATCTGAAAAGAGAAGACTTACAAATCGTCAGATCATACAAATTAAGAGGTGCTTATAACAAAATTATTTCCCTAAGTGAAGAGCAGCAACAACGAGGTGTCGTATGTGCCAGTGCTGGCAATCATGCACAGGGAGTAGCTTTTTCTTGCAAAAAGCTCGATATCAAAGGCGTTATCTTTATGCCTGGACCAACACCAAAACAAAAAATAACACAAACAGAAATGTGGGGAAATGGTAATATTGAAATTATATTGACCGGAGACACATTTGATGATTGTCAGAAAGCTGCCCGCATTTATACCGAAGAAAATAACATGACTTTTATCCCTCCTTTTGATGATCCCAAGATTATTGAAGGACAGGGAACAGTAGCCGTAGAAATCTTACAAGACTTGCCAGATGTTGATGCTGTTTTTATTCCGATTGGTGGCGGAGGCCTTTCTGCAGGTACGAGTTACTATTTGAAGAACAAAAATCAAAATATCAAATGCTACGGTGTAGAGCCACAAGGAGCCGCTTCCATGCAAGCTGCATTTACAGTCGGAAAACCCGTAGAACTAGAAAAGATTAATAAATTTGTTGATGGTGCTGCTGTACAAAAAGTTGGCGAACTGACATTCGAGATCAGCCGTCAGTATTTAGATGATATTCGATCCATACCTGAAGGAAAAATATGTACATGCATATTAGAACTTTACAATAAAGATGCAATCGTTGTGGAGCCTGCAGGTGCCCTATCCGTGGCAGCCTTAGAATTCCATAAAGAAGAGATTAAAGGAAAAAAAGTAGTATGTATCATTTCAGGTGGAAACAATGATATCAACCGTATGAGTGAAATTCAAGAATTATCACTCCTTTATGAAGGATACAAACATTACTTTATTGTACGTTTCCCGAACCGTCCAGGGGCTTTAAAACTATTTGTATCCGAAGTACTAAGTCCAAAAGATGACATCACCCGATTTGAATTTATCAAAAAAACGGAACGCGAACGTGGGCCAGCTTTGATCGGTATTGAATTGAATAATCCGGCAGATTATCAATCTTTGTTACAAAGAATGACGGACAATAAATTTGAATATATTGAATTAAATAAAGATCAAACATTATTTGAATATTTAGTATAA
- a CDS encoding 2-isopropylmalate synthase — MLHDPNHLYIFDTTLRDGEQVPGCQLTTPEKIDIAKDLEKLGVDVIEAGFPVSSPGDFQSVVELSKAVNDVIICALTRANQNDIKVAAEALKYAKRPRIHTGIGASDMHIKYKFNSTREEILERAVAAVKYAKSHVEDVEFYAEDAGRADLVYLAQMVEAVIAAGATVVNIPDTNGYCLPDQYGAKIKFLKENVKNIDQAIISAHCHNDLGLATANSIAAIQNGARQVECTINGIGERAGNTSLEEVAMILKVHNQSFGNLTSNIDSKMFTYLSRKVSEMMNMPVQPNKAIVGRNAFAHSSGIHQDGFLKHRETYEIIRPEDVGLEEAGIILTARSGRHALKHHLERLGYTLEKEALSQTYERFLILADAKKDICDDDLRSLFAESV, encoded by the coding sequence ATGTTACACGATCCAAATCATCTATACATCTTCGATACAACTCTTCGCGATGGCGAACAAGTACCAGGATGTCAATTAACTACTCCTGAAAAAATCGATATTGCAAAAGATTTGGAGAAACTGGGAGTCGATGTTATTGAAGCTGGTTTCCCAGTTTCTAGCCCTGGAGACTTCCAATCCGTTGTTGAATTATCAAAAGCGGTAAATGATGTTATCATCTGTGCATTAACACGTGCCAATCAGAATGATATTAAAGTCGCTGCAGAAGCCCTAAAATATGCAAAAAGACCACGTATTCATACAGGTATCGGAGCTTCTGATATGCATATCAAATATAAATTCAACTCCACGCGCGAAGAGATATTAGAACGTGCTGTGGCTGCAGTAAAATATGCAAAATCGCATGTCGAAGATGTAGAATTTTACGCCGAGGACGCAGGTCGTGCAGATTTAGTTTATTTAGCGCAGATGGTTGAAGCAGTGATTGCTGCAGGTGCTACTGTAGTCAATATTCCAGATACAAACGGATATTGTTTACCAGACCAATATGGTGCAAAAATCAAGTTTTTAAAAGAAAATGTTAAAAACATTGATCAAGCTATTATTTCTGCACATTGCCACAATGACTTAGGATTAGCAACCGCTAACTCTATTGCGGCAATCCAAAATGGTGCCCGTCAGGTGGAGTGTACCATCAATGGTATCGGTGAACGAGCAGGAAATACTTCATTGGAAGAAGTGGCAATGATTCTAAAAGTACATAATCAATCTTTCGGTAATTTAACCTCAAATATTGATAGTAAGATGTTCACTTATCTATCACGTAAAGTGAGCGAAATGATGAATATGCCCGTTCAGCCAAACAAAGCAATTGTTGGACGAAATGCATTCGCACATAGTTCTGGAATCCATCAAGATGGATTTCTAAAACACCGTGAGACTTATGAAATTATTCGTCCAGAAGATGTAGGATTAGAAGAAGCAGGTATTATCTTAACCGCTCGCTCTGGTCGCCATGCTTTAAAACATCACTTGGAACGCCTAGGCTATACCTTAGAGAAAGAAGCCCTCTCACAAACATATGAGCGCTTTCTAATTCTTGCAGATGCAAAAAAAGATATTTGCGACGATGATCTCAGAAGTTTATTCGCAGAAAGCGTTTAA
- the leuB gene encoding 3-isopropylmalate dehydrogenase has translation MKKNILVIPGDGIGQEVTIWGKKVLETIGQKYGHEFSFDEAIMGHVAIEATGNPLPDETLEKAKSSDAILFGAIGHAKYDNDPSAKVRPEQGLLKIRKELGLYANLRPILLFDELLDASSLKPEVLKGTDILFFRELTGDVYFGEKNRSEDNNFASDLMNYNRYEVERIAHKAFEAARTRSKKLCSVDKANVLETSRLWREVVQEIAKQYPDVETEHMFIDNAAMQLVKNPKKFDVVLTANLFGDILTDEASQIAGSMGMLASASIGDGTGFFEPIHGSAHDIAGQNKANPLASILSAALMLDISFGLQAEAKEVTEAVAATLKAGWRTGDIANANTPADKILGTQEMGARVLEFIK, from the coding sequence ATGAAAAAAAATATACTCGTTATTCCTGGTGATGGAATAGGACAAGAAGTTACAATTTGGGGTAAAAAAGTTCTTGAGACAATCGGACAAAAATATGGTCATGAATTTAGTTTCGATGAAGCCATCATGGGGCATGTTGCTATTGAAGCAACTGGAAATCCATTGCCTGACGAAACTTTAGAAAAAGCAAAGTCAAGCGATGCCATCTTATTTGGAGCAATAGGGCATGCTAAATATGACAATGATCCCTCAGCAAAAGTTCGTCCGGAGCAAGGATTGTTAAAAATCCGAAAAGAGCTTGGACTTTACGCAAACTTACGTCCAATTTTGTTATTTGATGAACTTTTAGATGCTTCAAGCCTTAAGCCAGAAGTATTAAAAGGAACAGATATATTATTTTTCCGCGAGTTAACCGGTGATGTCTATTTTGGTGAAAAGAATCGTTCTGAAGACAATAATTTCGCTTCAGATTTAATGAATTACAATCGATATGAAGTAGAGCGCATTGCGCACAAGGCTTTTGAAGCTGCCCGTACACGTTCCAAAAAATTATGCTCAGTGGATAAAGCAAATGTCTTGGAAACATCTCGCCTATGGAGAGAAGTTGTTCAAGAGATTGCAAAACAATATCCTGATGTAGAAACAGAACATATGTTCATCGACAATGCTGCCATGCAATTAGTTAAAAATCCAAAGAAATTTGATGTTGTATTGACCGCTAATTTATTTGGAGATATCCTGACAGATGAAGCTTCACAAATCGCAGGCTCTATGGGTATGCTGGCTTCTGCTTCCATCGGTGATGGTACTGGATTCTTTGAACCTATTCATGGGTCAGCACACGATATCGCAGGACAGAATAAAGCCAATCCGTTAGCATCGATCCTATCTGCTGCGTTGATGTTAGATATTAGTTTCGGTTTACAGGCCGAAGCAAAAGAAGTTACCGAAGCCGTTGCTGCAACATTAAAAGCGGGCTGGAGAACAGGCGATATCGCAAATGCAAACACACCTGCAGATAAAATATTAGGCACACAAGAAATGGGTGCACGAGTATTAGAATTTATTAAATAG
- a CDS encoding ATP-binding cassette domain-containing protein, which produces MIEPVVHIANLTVQYQYHVVLQDLNWQIEPGQHWLIGGKSGTGKTTLAQAIARHVSYHGIVNVNFDNSSPLPPEVLYVSNWYQFTNLEGDKNFYYQQRYNKHQTNDTLTVQAEFQHFGKEKHLQFDDVKPYLETFGFENVQHTQLIELSSGEHKKLQLIKALWLKPQVLIIDQPYTGLDRQSRQELNHAFDGLAQAGVTLILISNDQTLPTCINHFAEIQQGQLKEVSSPAALSREKERARKPLPHFLQKSPRITSQTMVKMSNVDVRYGEKEVLKKINWEVKAGEKWLLQGHNGSGKSTLLSLINGDHPQAYANDIVLFGKQRGSGESIWDIKAHLGIISPEMHWYFDQTAKVWQSVASGFFDSVGLFRNLSFEKQQLLDQILDFFDLKEDKNKLLNTLPLGKQRLALLARTVIKNPELLILDEPCQGLDYEQTQHFNAVVDELCTYGKTLIYVGHFETQLPSCLEKKIILDKGMVQSIEDILQYA; this is translated from the coding sequence ATGATAGAACCTGTCGTCCATATTGCCAATTTAACTGTTCAATACCAATATCATGTGGTATTGCAAGACTTGAATTGGCAAATTGAACCAGGTCAACACTGGTTAATCGGTGGTAAAAGCGGGACGGGAAAGACCACTTTGGCACAAGCTATTGCGAGGCATGTGTCATATCATGGAATTGTAAATGTCAACTTTGATAACAGCTCACCTCTTCCCCCAGAAGTGTTATATGTCTCCAATTGGTACCAATTCACCAATCTAGAAGGTGATAAAAATTTTTATTATCAGCAACGATACAATAAGCATCAAACCAACGATACGTTAACAGTACAGGCCGAATTTCAACATTTTGGAAAAGAAAAACATTTGCAATTCGATGACGTAAAACCATACCTCGAAACTTTTGGATTTGAAAATGTTCAACATACACAACTCATCGAATTGTCCAGTGGAGAACATAAAAAACTACAGCTGATCAAAGCATTATGGCTGAAGCCACAGGTTTTGATTATTGATCAACCTTATACTGGCCTGGATCGCCAATCGCGACAGGAACTCAATCATGCATTTGACGGCTTAGCACAAGCGGGTGTGACCTTGATCTTAATCAGTAATGATCAAACACTACCAACCTGTATCAATCATTTTGCGGAAATACAACAAGGGCAATTAAAGGAGGTTTCTTCACCAGCAGCATTGTCACGAGAAAAAGAGCGTGCAAGAAAACCACTTCCACATTTTTTACAAAAATCTCCCCGTATAACTTCCCAAACTATGGTAAAAATGTCCAATGTGGATGTTAGATATGGGGAAAAAGAAGTATTAAAAAAGATCAATTGGGAAGTAAAAGCGGGTGAAAAATGGTTGTTACAAGGCCATAATGGATCAGGAAAGTCGACGTTATTAAGTTTAATCAATGGAGATCATCCGCAAGCATATGCCAATGATATCGTTCTGTTCGGTAAGCAAAGAGGCTCTGGAGAAAGTATATGGGACATCAAAGCTCATTTAGGAATTATTTCACCTGAGATGCATTGGTACTTTGATCAGACAGCTAAAGTTTGGCAAAGTGTCGCTTCCGGATTTTTTGATTCTGTTGGATTATTCCGTAACCTCAGCTTTGAAAAACAACAATTATTAGATCAAATATTGGATTTTTTTGATTTAAAAGAAGATAAAAATAAATTATTGAATACCCTACCCTTAGGCAAACAGCGCCTTGCTTTATTAGCAAGGACTGTCATAAAGAATCCAGAATTGTTGATTTTGGATGAACCCTGCCAAGGTCTTGATTACGAACAAACACAACATTTCAATGCCGTAGTAGATGAATTGTGTACCTATGGCAAGACATTAATTTATGTCGGCCATTTTGAAACACAACTCCCGTCATGCCTGGAAAAGAAAATCATATTAGATAAAGGAATGGTTCAGTCCATTGAAGATATTTTACAATACGCATAG
- the leuD gene encoding 3-isopropylmalate dehydratase small subunit has translation MKKFETLTTTVVPLPIENIDTDQIIPARFLKATTREGFGDNLFRDWRYDSNNQPKTDFVMNDATYQGKVLVAGKNFGCGSSREHAAWAIQDYGFDAVISSFFADIFKGNALNNGVLPIQVTDEFLETIFDTVFKNPATEIIINLENQTVTLSETGAQQSFEINPYKKSCLINGYDDIDFILNNKAAIETFEQTR, from the coding sequence ATGAAAAAATTTGAAACATTAACAACAACGGTAGTTCCTTTACCGATTGAAAATATAGATACCGATCAGATCATTCCAGCTCGCTTTCTAAAAGCGACTACACGTGAAGGATTTGGTGATAACTTATTCCGTGACTGGCGTTACGACAGCAACAATCAACCAAAAACTGATTTTGTGATGAACGATGCTACTTATCAAGGAAAAGTATTAGTCGCAGGTAAAAATTTTGGTTGCGGTTCTAGCCGAGAACATGCCGCTTGGGCTATCCAAGATTATGGATTTGATGCGGTTATCAGTAGTTTTTTTGCCGATATCTTTAAAGGAAATGCGTTGAATAATGGCGTATTGCCTATTCAGGTTACAGATGAGTTCTTAGAAACAATCTTTGATACCGTTTTTAAAAATCCTGCTACCGAAATCATTATTAATCTTGAAAACCAAACGGTTACTTTATCTGAAACAGGAGCTCAACAATCTTTTGAAATCAATCCTTACAAAAAATCATGCCTGATCAATGGTTATGATGATATTGATTTCATCTTAAACAACAAAGCTGCAATCGAAACCTTCGAACAAACAAGATAA
- a CDS encoding methyltransferase domain-containing protein, with the protein MCQICQTVAVTENKVIHRESQSSATTFNQRTLDQDYRTLKSALKPGMRILDIGCGTGAITKDIATIVGPSGYVIGIDNTASFITEGKSLFKNITNLELVHCDLLDFESIEKFDLIVSARTFQWISTLDKAIDKLKTLLKPNGQVSILDYNHEAIDWNPKIPRSMQHFYHMFLMWRNDAGMNNRIGYDLEEIFEEHGFDQIEVFNADEHYERSNPLHLEKLKIWSKVANSKQMVEEGYLSDQERLDAIQDYNNWADQEAVSMTMKLREVRAVLK; encoded by the coding sequence ATGTGCCAAATTTGTCAGACCGTAGCAGTCACTGAAAATAAAGTCATCCATAGAGAATCGCAGAGCTCCGCTACCACCTTTAACCAAAGAACTTTGGATCAGGATTATCGTACGTTAAAGTCTGCTTTAAAACCTGGAATGCGTATTTTGGACATTGGATGTGGAACAGGTGCCATCACCAAAGACATCGCTACAATTGTAGGGCCATCTGGTTATGTTATTGGAATTGATAATACTGCCTCATTTATTACCGAAGGAAAAAGTTTATTCAAAAACATAACCAATCTAGAATTGGTGCATTGCGATTTGTTAGATTTTGAAAGTATTGAAAAATTTGATTTAATCGTATCAGCAAGAACCTTCCAGTGGATTTCAACACTAGATAAAGCGATTGATAAATTGAAAACGTTATTAAAGCCCAATGGGCAAGTATCGATTTTAGATTATAATCATGAAGCGATAGATTGGAATCCAAAAATACCAAGAAGCATGCAACATTTTTATCACATGTTTCTCATGTGGCGAAATGATGCTGGTATGAACAATAGAATAGGCTATGATCTGGAGGAAATATTTGAAGAGCATGGATTTGATCAAATAGAAGTGTTCAATGCAGATGAACATTATGAGCGTAGTAATCCATTACATCTAGAGAAACTAAAAATATGGTCAAAGGTGGCCAACTCTAAACAGATGGTAGAAGAGGGATATTTGAGTGATCAGGAACGTTTAGATGCTATTCAAGATTATAATAATTGGGCTGATCAGGAAGCGGTAAGTATGACCATGAAACTACGAGAAGTGAGGGCAGTTTTAAAATAA
- the leuC gene encoding 3-isopropylmalate dehydratase large subunit: protein MSKTLVEKIWDAHVVKREEGFPDIIYIDTHLIHEVTSPQAFDGLRKRGLPVFRPNQTVATADHNVPTLNQHLPIKEELSRYQVDMLTKNCAEFGINLYGLGHPYQGIVHVIGPELGITLPGKTMVCGDSHTSTHGAFGAIAFGIGTSQVEQVFATQCLLQQKPKTMKIEVNGDLQKGVGAKDIILYIIAKISAAGGTGYFIEYAGSAIRSLSMEARMTICNMSIEMGARGGLIAPDQTTFDYVKGREFAPKGEEWDQALAYWKTLYSDDDAQFDAVLEFDAADIAPMITYGTNPGMGMGITEHIPATQSQPESEQPSYQKALNYMGFTDDAPILGKPVDYVFIGSCTNSRIEDLREVAAFVQGKQKAEQVEVWIVPGSKQVEKQAIEEGLDKIFEAAGFQLREPGCSACLGMNEDKIPAGKYCVSTSNRNFEGRQGPNARTMLVSPLTAAAAAVTGIITDVRELI, encoded by the coding sequence ATGTCAAAAACATTAGTAGAAAAAATTTGGGATGCGCATGTCGTCAAACGTGAAGAAGGATTTCCAGATATTATTTATATAGACACACACCTTATCCATGAGGTAACTTCACCACAAGCATTCGACGGTTTACGAAAAAGAGGCTTACCGGTATTTCGTCCCAACCAAACTGTCGCCACGGCAGATCATAATGTTCCCACTTTAAATCAGCATCTTCCGATTAAAGAAGAATTATCACGTTACCAAGTCGATATGTTGACTAAAAACTGTGCTGAATTTGGAATTAATTTATACGGTCTCGGTCACCCCTATCAAGGCATTGTACACGTTATCGGCCCAGAGCTAGGTATTACCCTTCCCGGTAAAACCATGGTATGTGGAGATAGCCATACCTCTACCCACGGTGCATTTGGTGCTATTGCTTTTGGAATAGGCACTTCTCAAGTGGAACAAGTTTTTGCAACACAATGCTTATTGCAACAAAAACCCAAAACGATGAAAATCGAAGTAAATGGTGATTTGCAAAAAGGAGTAGGCGCAAAAGATATTATCTTATACATTATTGCAAAAATCTCTGCCGCAGGTGGGACAGGCTATTTCATTGAATATGCTGGCTCTGCGATCCGTTCTTTAAGTATGGAAGCAAGAATGACCATCTGTAACATGAGTATTGAAATGGGAGCTCGAGGTGGATTAATTGCACCGGATCAAACAACATTTGATTATGTAAAAGGACGTGAATTTGCCCCTAAAGGTGAAGAATGGGATCAAGCACTAGCATACTGGAAAACATTATATTCGGATGATGACGCACAATTTGATGCGGTATTAGAATTTGATGCAGCAGATATCGCACCGATGATCACCTATGGTACCAACCCAGGAATGGGAATGGGTATCACCGAACATATTCCTGCTACACAATCGCAACCAGAATCTGAACAACCATCTTATCAAAAAGCACTCAACTACATGGGCTTTACTGATGATGCGCCGATCTTGGGGAAACCTGTAGACTATGTCTTTATTGGAAGCTGTACTAACTCTCGCATCGAAGATTTACGTGAAGTAGCTGCCTTTGTTCAAGGAAAACAAAAAGCAGAACAAGTAGAGGTATGGATCGTGCCAGGCTCTAAGCAAGTAGAAAAACAGGCCATCGAAGAAGGATTAGACAAGATTTTCGAAGCCGCAGGTTTCCAATTACGTGAACCTGGATGTTCAGCTTGTCTAGGAATGAATGAAGATAAAATTCCTGCAGGGAAATACTGTGTTTCAACTTCAAATAGAAATTTTGAAGGACGTCAAGGTCCTAATGCCCGTACCATGCTTGTATCACCATTAACTGCCGCTGCCGCAGCTGTTACAGGTATTATTACGGATGTACGGGAATTGATATAA
- the ilvC gene encoding ketol-acid reductoisomerase, with amino-acid sequence MANYFNTLPLRDQLHQLGQAEFMNNSEFADGVDALKGKKIVIVGCGAQGLNQGLNLRDSGLDVSYTLRKEAIEQKRDSWKNATDNNFNVGTYEELIPTADLVINLTPDKQHTAVINAVMPLMKEGATLSYSHGFNIVEEGMQIRKDITVIMVAPKCPGSEVRAEYVRGFGVPTLIAVHPENDPQGKGWAEAKAYCVGTGGHRAGVLKSSFVAEVKSDLMGEQTILCGLLQTGSILSFDKMVEQGIDAGYASKLVQYGVEVITEALKHGGVSGMMDRLSNPAKIKAFELSEELKDIMRPLFQKHQDDIISGEFSKTMMEDWANGDANLLKWRAETGETAFEKTPAGDVKIAEQEYFDNYTLMVAFIRAGVELAFETMVEAGIKPESAYYESLHETPLIANTIARKKLFEMNRVISDTAEYGCYLFDQACKPLLADFMKTVQTDLVGKNYNTGKDGSVDNAQLVEINEILRNHEVEIVGRKLRQAMTAMKAIKTV; translated from the coding sequence ATGGCAAATTATTTCAACACACTACCACTTAGAGATCAATTACATCAATTAGGTCAAGCAGAGTTTATGAACAATAGTGAGTTCGCAGACGGTGTGGATGCTTTAAAAGGTAAAAAAATCGTAATCGTAGGCTGTGGTGCACAAGGATTAAATCAAGGTCTAAATTTAAGAGATAGCGGTTTAGATGTATCATATACATTGCGTAAAGAAGCTATTGAGCAAAAAAGAGATTCTTGGAAAAATGCTACGGACAACAATTTTAATGTTGGCACTTACGAAGAGTTGATCCCAACAGCAGATTTAGTGATCAACTTAACACCTGATAAACAACATACAGCTGTGATCAACGCCGTAATGCCGCTGATGAAAGAAGGAGCTACATTGTCATATTCTCACGGTTTCAATATTGTTGAAGAAGGCATGCAAATCCGTAAAGATATTACGGTTATCATGGTCGCACCAAAATGCCCAGGATCTGAAGTTCGTGCAGAATATGTACGTGGTTTTGGTGTTCCTACTTTAATTGCTGTTCACCCAGAAAATGATCCTCAAGGAAAGGGATGGGCTGAAGCAAAAGCATATTGCGTAGGTACAGGTGGCCATAGAGCTGGTGTATTGAAATCGTCATTTGTTGCTGAAGTAAAATCTGATTTAATGGGTGAGCAAACCATCTTATGTGGTTTACTGCAGACAGGTTCTATTTTGTCTTTCGACAAAATGGTGGAGCAAGGCATTGATGCAGGGTATGCTTCCAAATTAGTTCAATATGGTGTAGAAGTAATCACTGAAGCATTAAAGCACGGTGGTGTAAGTGGCATGATGGATCGTCTAAGCAATCCTGCTAAAATTAAAGCTTTTGAATTATCAGAAGAATTAAAAGATATCATGCGTCCATTATTCCAAAAACACCAAGATGATATTATCTCAGGTGAGTTTAGTAAAACCATGATGGAAGACTGGGCTAACGGTGATGCCAATCTTTTAAAATGGAGAGCTGAAACAGGTGAGACAGCATTTGAAAAAACACCAGCAGGTGATGTCAAAATTGCAGAGCAAGAGTATTTTGACAATTATACATTAATGGTTGCTTTCATCAGAGCTGGTGTTGAATTAGCTTTCGAAACGATGGTAGAAGCTGGTATTAAACCAGAATCTGCGTATTACGAGTCGTTACACGAAACTCCATTAATCGCAAATACAATTGCTCGTAAAAAATTATTCGAGATGAATCGTGTTATTTCAGATACGGCTGAATATGGTTGTTATTTATTTGATCAAGCTTGTAAACCATTATTAGCTGATTTCATGAAAACAGTACAAACTGATTTAGTAGGAAAGAATTACAATACGGGTAAAGACGGCTCCGTAGATAATGCTCAATTAGTGGAGATTAATGAGATTTTACGTAATCATGAAGTAGAAATTGTTGGTCGTAAATTACGTCAAGCAATGACTGCAATGAAAGCTATAAAAACTGTTTAA
- a CDS encoding DinB family protein, translating into MTQHIFEFIINSRKAFIRLIDDLTIDELNQIPEGFNNNIFWNFAHIVVSTQTLSYVRTGILADASTVKYNDDYKKDTKPTREVTQAEVDEFKSLALTTIDQIQSDYAKGTFKSITPYATATYGSEMKTIEEVLIATLSHDNLHWGYAQAQRRVIKNNK; encoded by the coding sequence ATGACACAACATATATTTGAATTTATCATCAATAGTCGCAAAGCCTTCATCCGCTTGATCGATGATTTAACAATAGACGAATTAAACCAAATACCAGAAGGATTCAATAATAATATCTTTTGGAATTTTGCACATATCGTTGTTTCCACTCAAACTTTGAGCTACGTTCGTACTGGCATCCTAGCAGATGCTTCAACGGTAAAGTACAATGACGATTATAAAAAAGACACAAAACCAACACGCGAGGTGACGCAAGCAGAAGTGGATGAATTTAAATCTTTAGCGCTAACAACGATCGATCAGATTCAAAGCGACTATGCAAAGGGAACTTTCAAATCCATCACACCGTATGCGACCGCAACGTATGGTTCTGAGATGAAAACAATCGAAGAAGTACTAATCGCGACATTATCGCACGATAATTTGCACTGGGGATATGCCCAAGCACAACGCAGAGTAATTAAAAATAATAAATAG